Proteins encoded by one window of Lates calcarifer isolate ASB-BC8 linkage group LG5, TLL_Latcal_v3, whole genome shotgun sequence:
- the pvalb7 gene encoding parvalbumin-7 isoform X1 has protein sequence MGCIHPPLRSADKMPMTDLLKAEEIKKALDAFAAETFDPKKFFEMVGMRAMSAENVKKVFQVLDVDGSGFIEEEELKFVLKGFSQDGRDLTDAETKAFLKAADKDGDGKIGIDEFEALVHE, from the exons ATGGG gtgCATTCATCCACCCCTTCGTTCAG cTGACAAAATGCCGATGACAGATCTGTTGAAAGCTGAGGAGATCAAGAAAGCTCTTGATGCCTTTGCAG CAGAAACATTCGACCCTAAAAAGTTCTTTGAAATGGTGGGGATGAGGGCCATGTCAGCCGAAAACGTCAAGAAGGTCTTCCAGGTTCTGGATGTGGACGGTAGTGGATtcatagaggaggaagagctcaA GTTTGTACTGAAGGGCTTTTCCCAGGATGGCAGAGACCTGACTGATGCGGAGACAAAAGCATTCCTCAAAGCAGCAGACAAAGATGGAGATGGCAAGATCGGCATTGATg agTTTGAGGCCTTGGTGCATGAGTAG
- the pvalb7 gene encoding parvalbumin-7 isoform X2, with translation MPMTDLLKAEEIKKALDAFAAETFDPKKFFEMVGMRAMSAENVKKVFQVLDVDGSGFIEEEELKFVLKGFSQDGRDLTDAETKAFLKAADKDGDGKIGIDEFEALVHE, from the exons ATGCCGATGACAGATCTGTTGAAAGCTGAGGAGATCAAGAAAGCTCTTGATGCCTTTGCAG CAGAAACATTCGACCCTAAAAAGTTCTTTGAAATGGTGGGGATGAGGGCCATGTCAGCCGAAAACGTCAAGAAGGTCTTCCAGGTTCTGGATGTGGACGGTAGTGGATtcatagaggaggaagagctcaA GTTTGTACTGAAGGGCTTTTCCCAGGATGGCAGAGACCTGACTGATGCGGAGACAAAAGCATTCCTCAAAGCAGCAGACAAAGATGGAGATGGCAAGATCGGCATTGATg agTTTGAGGCCTTGGTGCATGAGTAG